One part of the Spirochaeta lutea genome encodes these proteins:
- the gyrB gene encoding DNA topoisomerase (ATP-hydrolyzing) subunit B — protein MQENYSASNIQVLKGLEAVRKRPGMYIGSTGPEGLHHLVYEIVDNSIDEALAGHCSQISVYLEPGNEVVVRDNGRGIPVDMHPVENVSALEIVLTRLHAGGKFDKKSYKVSGGLHGVGVSVVNALSVRCQAFVYKNGSIYHQSYCRGIPDKPVEIIGESDISGTEVRFIPDDEIFESCTFSFDVLSQRLRELAFLNKGITITITDNRLPTPKEHQFTFEGGVKEFVQFLNKNKSTVHKEPIYFEAERDDVMAEIAIEYNDGYNETLFSFVNNINTREGGTHLVGFRSALTRTLNDFLKKSKLSKKIDENLSGDDVREGLTAVVSVKVPNPQFEGQTKGKLGNSEVKGIVESITNEHLSYFCEENPSVINSILEKAVVAAKARAAARKARELTRRKSFLDSTGLPGKLADCSEKDPTKCEIFIVEGDSAGGSAKQGRDRSIQAILALWGKMLNVEKTRIEKVLSNDKLQPIIASLGCNVGTNFSLEKLRYHKVIIMADADVDGSHIRTLLLTFFYRYMTELIEKGHVYIAMPPLYKISYNKRVEYAYNDIERERIIKDFDVLDKEKLNIQRYKGLGEMNPDQLWETTMNPETRNIMQVTMEDAVEAETIFTTLMGEHVAPRREFIEENALRVVNLDV, from the coding sequence ATGCAGGAAAACTACTCCGCGTCAAATATCCAAGTACTTAAAGGCTTGGAGGCGGTTAGAAAGCGTCCCGGGATGTATATCGGTTCCACCGGTCCCGAAGGCCTTCACCACCTTGTTTATGAAATCGTTGACAATAGCATAGATGAAGCGTTAGCCGGACATTGCTCCCAAATTTCGGTTTATCTAGAACCGGGTAATGAGGTAGTCGTGCGGGATAACGGACGGGGGATCCCCGTAGATATGCACCCTGTTGAGAATGTCAGCGCCCTGGAAATCGTACTAACCCGGCTACACGCCGGAGGTAAATTCGATAAGAAAAGCTATAAGGTTTCCGGAGGCTTACACGGGGTTGGGGTCTCGGTGGTGAACGCCCTATCGGTGAGATGCCAGGCATTCGTATATAAAAACGGCAGTATTTATCACCAGAGCTATTGCCGTGGGATCCCTGATAAGCCGGTGGAGATTATTGGTGAATCAGATATCAGCGGTACCGAAGTGCGGTTCATACCCGACGATGAGATCTTTGAAAGTTGTACCTTTAGCTTTGATGTACTGAGTCAGCGGCTGCGTGAGCTGGCGTTTCTGAACAAGGGAATTACCATTACAATCACGGACAATCGATTGCCAACCCCAAAGGAGCATCAATTTACCTTTGAGGGTGGGGTGAAAGAATTCGTACAGTTTCTGAATAAAAATAAATCCACCGTCCATAAGGAACCGATCTACTTTGAGGCAGAACGTGATGACGTAATGGCTGAAATAGCTATCGAATACAATGATGGCTACAATGAGACCCTGTTTAGTTTTGTAAACAACATTAATACCCGGGAGGGGGGAACTCATCTCGTAGGGTTCAGATCTGCCCTTACAAGAACACTAAATGATTTTTTAAAGAAATCGAAACTATCAAAAAAAATTGATGAGAACCTTTCTGGGGATGATGTCCGCGAAGGATTGACTGCAGTAGTTTCCGTAAAGGTACCGAATCCCCAATTTGAGGGTCAGACCAAGGGGAAACTGGGTAACTCTGAGGTAAAAGGAATTGTGGAATCCATTACGAACGAGCACCTCAGTTATTTCTGCGAAGAGAATCCCTCTGTCATTAACTCCATACTAGAAAAAGCGGTTGTAGCGGCTAAAGCCAGGGCCGCGGCCAGAAAGGCACGGGAGTTAACCCGGCGGAAGAGTTTTCTTGATTCTACGGGACTACCCGGGAAGCTTGCGGACTGTTCGGAAAAGGATCCGACGAAGTGCGAGATTTTTATTGTTGAGGGTGATTCCGCGGGAGGTTCAGCGAAGCAGGGAAGAGACCGGAGTATTCAGGCGATTCTTGCTCTGTGGGGAAAGATGCTCAATGTAGAAAAAACGAGAATTGAAAAGGTACTCTCCAACGATAAACTGCAGCCCATCATTGCAAGTCTTGGTTGTAACGTCGGAACCAATTTCTCGTTAGAGAAGCTTCGTTACCATAAAGTGATTATTATGGCAGACGCCGATGTTGACGGATCACACATCAGGACATTATTGCTAACCTTCTTCTACCGATACATGACCGAACTAATCGAAAAGGGACATGTCTACATCGCTATGCCGCCCTTATATAAGATTTCCTATAATAAACGGGTTGAATACGCCTATAACGATATCGAGCGTGAGCGGATTATTAAGGATTTTGATGTTTTGGATAAAGAGAAGCTGAATATTCAGCGGTATAAGGGTCTAGGAGAAATGAATCCCGATCAGCTTTGGGAAACCACCATGAACCCCGAAACCAGGAATATTATGCAGGTTACGATGGAAGATGCCGTCGAAGCTGAGACTATTTTCACCACCTTAATGGGCGAGCATGTGGCACCCAGAAGAGAATTTATCGAGGAAAACGCCCTCAGGGTTGTTAACCTCGATGTCTAG
- the dnaA gene encoding chromosomal replication initiator protein DnaA — MSDGNVDYRIFWDEAINQIKETISEQEYQLWFSRLEYLRSQNDSLFISVPSSFYRDQVKSRYLGLIETKLRELFGASFKIEFEVKPLDPYHPEKNNHQIHQEKKDHSQKVQSEVPPHSPSRAIPTVQDFGFSSLPARPKNHPKLKDVYTFENFIIGDNNSFAANAAVAIAKNPGTGYNPCLIYGGVGLGKTHLIQSIGNSVYQEFPDKKIIYVTMESFTNEFIQSIREKTQNQFKNKYRHADVLLIDDIHFLQNKTETQEELFHTFNALYDNNKQMVFTCDRPVSEIKDLTDRLRSRFERGLNVDLQPPSYETRYAILKKKIEASGITIPEESIELICSNITTNVRDLEAALTKLIAYAELVSRDITPEITKQQLKDFFANPKQKNITIDVIQRMVASYFNLSSQDLKSKRKTKAISFPRQIAMYISREVTEYSTTEIGLEFGGRDHTTIMHGCTRVADRMKSDPTLEPMVKQLIRQIKEESTKA; from the coding sequence ATGAGTGATGGAAATGTGGATTACCGCATTTTCTGGGATGAAGCCATCAACCAGATAAAAGAAACGATTTCTGAACAAGAATACCAGCTCTGGTTTTCCCGGCTTGAATATCTCCGCTCCCAAAACGATTCGCTGTTTATCAGCGTTCCCTCCTCCTTTTACCGGGATCAGGTTAAATCACGCTACCTCGGCCTCATAGAAACCAAACTTCGGGAGTTATTTGGCGCCTCATTCAAAATCGAATTTGAAGTAAAACCCCTGGATCCCTACCACCCGGAAAAAAATAACCATCAGATTCACCAAGAAAAGAAGGATCATTCCCAGAAAGTTCAATCAGAGGTGCCACCCCATTCTCCTTCCCGGGCAATTCCCACGGTTCAGGACTTCGGCTTTTCCTCCCTACCCGCCCGTCCAAAAAACCATCCCAAGTTAAAGGACGTGTATACCTTTGAGAACTTTATTATCGGCGACAACAATAGTTTTGCGGCTAATGCTGCGGTGGCAATCGCAAAAAACCCCGGCACAGGCTACAACCCCTGCCTCATATACGGAGGCGTTGGTCTTGGGAAAACACACTTAATTCAATCCATAGGAAACTCGGTTTACCAAGAGTTCCCCGATAAAAAGATTATCTACGTAACCATGGAAAGCTTTACCAATGAGTTTATTCAAAGCATCAGGGAAAAAACTCAAAACCAGTTCAAGAATAAGTATCGCCATGCGGATGTACTGCTCATCGACGATATACATTTTTTACAAAACAAAACGGAAACCCAAGAAGAGTTATTCCACACCTTTAATGCCCTGTATGATAATAATAAGCAAATGGTATTCACCTGTGACCGACCGGTTAGTGAAATTAAGGATCTTACCGACAGGCTGCGCAGTAGGTTTGAACGGGGATTGAATGTTGATTTACAGCCTCCGAGCTATGAAACCCGCTATGCCATTCTCAAGAAAAAGATCGAAGCAAGCGGCATTACTATTCCAGAGGAATCCATTGAACTCATCTGCAGCAATATCACCACCAATGTTCGGGATCTTGAGGCAGCGTTAACGAAGCTGATTGCCTATGCGGAACTAGTAAGTCGTGACATCACCCCCGAAATAACCAAACAGCAGCTAAAAGATTTCTTTGCCAATCCGAAACAAAAAAATATCACCATAGATGTTATTCAGCGAATGGTGGCGAGTTATTTTAATCTTTCGAGTCAGGATCTGAAGAGTAAACGCAAAACCAAGGCAATCAGTTTTCCGAGACAAATCGCCATGTATATTTCCCGTGAGGTTACCGAGTATTCCACCACCGAAATCGGCCTAGAATTCGGCGGACGAGATCACACCACTATTATGCATGGGTGTACCCGGGTAGCAGATAGAATGAAAAGTGATCCAACCCTGGAGCCTATGGTTAAACAATTAATCAGGCAGATAAAGGAAGAAAGCACCAAGGCGTAA
- the dnaN gene encoding DNA polymerase III subunit beta produces MKFTCERDVIMKEIQIAQEIISSRNALSILSNVLLSADDGALLIRATDLKVSFETRIPIEVSDPGTTTVFCDKLLSILRTLPQGEVSFEIQDNDRFVIKPLFKNNIDFRLKSIGSDKFPEIQTADRNLYFELPQKELIEMISQTVFAVSDDETRYYMNGVYLVKKENNLVMVATDGRRLSYIAKDLNTTIPEFEGVIIPPKILHLIRKLASGEGSVQIAITDKHMFIEFDNQKISSALIEGTFPTYQRVIPESQEYSVIVSRDELMEALKRVGLMVEKSRRILLTLTTDTLTLKSEESELGIAKEDIPCRYEGPDAVIALNYQYITDPLRVIDASEIQIQFTETNRAISIYSIPEADYFHIIMPMQLD; encoded by the coding sequence ATGAAGTTTACCTGTGAACGTGATGTCATCATGAAAGAGATTCAGATAGCTCAGGAAATTATTTCTTCCCGGAATGCTCTTTCGATTCTTTCCAATGTGTTGCTCTCCGCGGATGATGGAGCCTTGCTCATTAGAGCTACTGATTTGAAGGTTAGTTTTGAAACGAGAATTCCTATAGAGGTTTCGGATCCAGGAACCACTACAGTTTTTTGCGATAAATTGTTGAGCATTCTTCGAACCCTCCCCCAGGGAGAAGTTTCATTTGAGATCCAGGATAATGACCGCTTTGTAATCAAACCCCTATTCAAAAATAATATTGATTTTAGATTAAAGAGTATCGGGTCTGATAAATTCCCGGAGATTCAAACTGCCGACAGAAATCTCTATTTTGAGCTTCCCCAAAAAGAACTCATCGAGATGATCAGCCAAACGGTTTTTGCAGTAAGCGATGATGAAACCCGTTACTACATGAACGGGGTGTATTTAGTAAAAAAAGAAAATAATTTGGTGATGGTCGCCACTGACGGTCGTCGCTTGTCTTACATTGCCAAGGATCTTAATACCACCATTCCCGAGTTTGAAGGCGTAATAATCCCCCCAAAAATTCTTCACCTGATTCGAAAACTAGCATCTGGAGAGGGGTCGGTACAGATAGCCATTACTGATAAGCATATGTTTATCGAGTTTGATAACCAGAAAATTTCCTCAGCGTTAATCGAAGGGACCTTTCCAACCTATCAGCGGGTCATTCCGGAGTCTCAAGAGTATAGCGTTATTGTTAGCCGTGATGAGCTTATGGAGGCACTTAAGCGTGTGGGTCTTATGGTGGAAAAATCGAGGCGAATTCTGCTTACCCTCACCACGGATACCCTTACCCTCAAGAGCGAGGAGAGCGAACTCGGGATTGCCAAAGAGGATATTCCATGTCGCTATGAGGGACCGGATGCGGTGATAGCGTTAAACTACCAATACATTACCGATCCTCTCCGCGTTATTGATGCATCAGAAATACAGATTCAGTTCACGGAAACCAATAGGGCGATTAGTATTTATTCCATTCCTGAGGCGGATTATTTC